A stretch of Triticum aestivum cultivar Chinese Spring chromosome 1D, IWGSC CS RefSeq v2.1, whole genome shotgun sequence DNA encodes these proteins:
- the LOC123182574 gene encoding protein ADP-ribosyltransferase PARP3 isoform X2 → MVHETRSRTHAAEEGKNAPKGQKEEHKEQEGGKERPSKNKKPVEPEAPTKTKKLKGGESELDGKENSTKEFEDFCKAIREHLSVEDMRKILEANDQDASGPEDAVVQICEDMMFYGPLEKCPMCGGQLECKGWKYKCTGKYSEWASCIFSSSNPPRRSDPIKVPEDISNDFVNKWLKQQEGKGYPKRDVDEEAHIFSGMMIALSGRMSRSHAYFKEQILNHGGKVNNSVLGVTCVVASPAERDKGGSGGFAEALERGTPVVSENWIVDSIQKKEAQPLAAYDIVSDVVPEGRGLPLDKLDPSEEAIETLAAELKLAGKRSVHKDSKLDKDGGHIFEKDGIIYNCACSICELGSEMNQFCIMQLIMLPEKQLHLFYKKGPIGHDQMAEERVEDFGNRVNDAIKEFARLFEEVTGNEFEPWEREKKFEKKSMKMYPLDMDVGFDVRHGGAALRQLGAAAAHCKLDPAISFLLKQLCGQEIYRYALTEMAQDLPDLPVGMLTDLHLKRGEEVLLEWIRDAEAAPESGPAADALWIEISNKWFTLFPTTRPYIMRGFEQIADNVASGFETIRDINVASHLIGDMFDSTLDDPLSECYKKLGCSINSVPEDSEDYKMIVKYLEKTYEPVKVDDVVYGVSVDRIYAVESSAFPSYEEIKKLPNKVLLWCGTRSSNLLRHLHKGFLPAVCHLPVPGYMFGRAIVCSDAAAEAARYGYTAVDRPEGYLVLAVASLGKEIKEITGTPGAEDVKSLEEKKLGVKGVGRKTTDESEHLTWRDGVKVPCGKLVPSGNEHGPLEYNEFAVYDPKQVSIQFLVGVRYEEQNMEVVPDE, encoded by the exons ATG GTACACGAGACAAGATCACGGACTCATGCGGCTGAAGAAGGAAAAAATGCCCCAAAAGGGCAGAAGGAAGAGCACAAAGAGCAGGAAGGGGGAAAGGAGCGACCCTCCAAGAACAAGAAGCCGGTCGAGCCGGAGGCACCAACGAAGACCAAGAAGCTCAAGGGTGGGGAGTCTGAGCTAGATGGGAAGGAAAACTCAACGAAAGAGTTTGAAGACTTCTGCAAGGCCATAAGAGAGCACCTCTCCGTGGAGGACATGCGCAAGATCCTCGAAGCCAATGATCAAGACGCTTCTGGACCAGAAGATGCAGTTGTGCAAATCTG TGAGGATATGATGTTTTACGGGCCGCTTGAGAAGTGCCCAATGTGTGGTGGCCAGCTCGAGTGCAAGGGGTGGAAGTATAAGTGCACTGGCAAATACAGTGAGTGGGCAAGCTGCATTTTCAGCAGCAGCAATCCTCCAAGGAGGTCTGATCCTATAAAGGTGCCGGAGGACATCAGCAATGATTTTGTGAACAAG TGGCTGAAGCAGCAAGAAGGGAAGGGGTACCCTAAGCGTGATGTGGACGAAGAGGCACATATCTTCTCGGGCATGATGATTGCATTGTCCGGACGGATGTCACGCTCACAC GCTTATTTCAAGGAGCAGATTCTGAACCATGGAGGGAAAGTGAATAATTCTGTGCTTG GTGTCACATGTGTAGTTGCTTCTCCAGCCGAGAGAGACAAGGggggctcaggaggatttgctgAAGCACT GGAGCGTGGAACTCCAGTAGTGAGTGAGAACTGGATAGTTGATAGCATTCAGAAGAAGGAAGCCCAGCCTTTGGCTGCTTATGATATTGTATCGGATGTTGTTCCGGAGGGCAGAGGACTGCCGCTGGACAAGCTTGATCCAAGCGAGGAGGCCATCGAGACTTTGGCTGCAGAG CTGAAACTTGCTGGCAAACGATCGGTGCACAAGGACTCTAAACTGGACAAGGACGGTGGGCATATCTTCGAGAAGGATGGCATCATCTACAACTGCGCGTGTTCAATTTGCGAGTTAGGATCTGAGATGAACCA GTTCTGCATTATGCAGCTGATCATGCTACCTGAAAAACAGCTGCACCTTTTCTACAAGAAGGGTCCAATTGGCCATGATCAGATGGCAGAGGAACGGGTCGAGGATTTTGGTAACCGTGTCAATGATGCTATCAAGGAATTTGCCCGTCTATTTGAGGAGGTCACTGGAAATGAGTTCGAGCCATGGGAGAGAGAGAAGAAGTTTGAGAAGAAGAGTATGAAGATGTACCCCTTAGACATG GATGTTGGTTTTGACGTGCGTCATGGAGGTGCAGCACTCCGTCAGCTGGGAGCTGCAGCAGCACACTGCAAGCTTGACCCTGCCATTTCTTTTCTTCTAAAGCAACTGTGCGGACAAGAAATATATAG GTATGCTCTGACAGAGATGGCCCAGGATCTGCCTGATCTTCCTGTTGGGATGCTTACGGATCTCCATTTGAAGAGAG GGGAGGAAGTGCTACTTGAATGGATCCGAGACGCGGAAGCAGCGCCGGAGTCTGGCCCTGCTGCTGATGCATTGTGGATAGAGATAAGCAACAAGTGGTTCACCCTGTTCCCCACAACTCGGCCGTATATAATGAGGGGGTTTGAACAGATTGCTGACAAT GTGGCCTCTGGTTTCGAGACGATCCGCGATATAAATGTTGCGTCTCATCTCATAGGAGATATGTTCGATTCAACCTTAGATGATCCGCTGTCCGAATGCTACAAGAAACTGGGTTGTTCAATCAACAGCGTTCCTGAAGACTCAGAGGATTACAAGATGATTGTCAAGTACCTGGAGAAAACATATGAACCGGTCAAGGTCGACGACGTG GTCTACGGTGTGTCTGTGGATCGGATATATGCTGTTGAATCCAGTGCATTCCCTTCTTATGAAGAAATAAAGAAACTGCCAAACAAAGTTCTTCTCTGGTGTG GAACGAGAAGCTCAAACCTGCTTAGGCATCTGCATAAAGGTTTCCTGCCTGCTGTTTGTCATCTGCCTGTGCCCGGATACATG TTTGGTCGAGCCATAGTCTGTTCGGACGCGGCGGCTGAAGCCGCTCGTTATGGCTATACGGCGGTGGACCGTCCAGAAGGATACCTGGTCTTGGCAGTGGCCTCTCTGGGGAAAGAGATCAAAGAGATAACAGGCACACCAGGAGCAGAG GATGTGAAATCCCTGGAGGAGAAGAAGCTTGGCGTGAAGGgggtggggaggaagacgacggacgAGTCGGAGCACCTCACCTGGAGGGACGGCGTCAAGGTGCCCTGCGGCAAGCTGGTGCCGTCGGGGAACGAGCACGGGCCGCTCGAGTACAACGAGTTCGCCGTGTATGACCCAAAGCAG GTGAGCATCCAGTTCCTGGTCGGGGTGAGGTACGAGGAGCAGAACATGGAGGTGGTGCCGGACGAGTGA
- the LOC123182574 gene encoding protein ADP-ribosyltransferase PARP3 isoform X1, with protein MLLTKMLMSLEVHETRSRTHAAEEGKNAPKGQKEEHKEQEGGKERPSKNKKPVEPEAPTKTKKLKGGESELDGKENSTKEFEDFCKAIREHLSVEDMRKILEANDQDASGPEDAVVQICEDMMFYGPLEKCPMCGGQLECKGWKYKCTGKYSEWASCIFSSSNPPRRSDPIKVPEDISNDFVNKWLKQQEGKGYPKRDVDEEAHIFSGMMIALSGRMSRSHAYFKEQILNHGGKVNNSVLGVTCVVASPAERDKGGSGGFAEALERGTPVVSENWIVDSIQKKEAQPLAAYDIVSDVVPEGRGLPLDKLDPSEEAIETLAAELKLAGKRSVHKDSKLDKDGGHIFEKDGIIYNCACSICELGSEMNQFCIMQLIMLPEKQLHLFYKKGPIGHDQMAEERVEDFGNRVNDAIKEFARLFEEVTGNEFEPWEREKKFEKKSMKMYPLDMDVGFDVRHGGAALRQLGAAAAHCKLDPAISFLLKQLCGQEIYRYALTEMAQDLPDLPVGMLTDLHLKRGEEVLLEWIRDAEAAPESGPAADALWIEISNKWFTLFPTTRPYIMRGFEQIADNVASGFETIRDINVASHLIGDMFDSTLDDPLSECYKKLGCSINSVPEDSEDYKMIVKYLEKTYEPVKVDDVVYGVSVDRIYAVESSAFPSYEEIKKLPNKVLLWCGTRSSNLLRHLHKGFLPAVCHLPVPGYMFGRAIVCSDAAAEAARYGYTAVDRPEGYLVLAVASLGKEIKEITGTPGAEDVKSLEEKKLGVKGVGRKTTDESEHLTWRDGVKVPCGKLVPSGNEHGPLEYNEFAVYDPKQVSIQFLVGVRYEEQNMEVVPDE; from the exons ATGTTGCTCACGAAAATGTTGATGTCCTTGGAGGTACACGAGACAAGATCACGGACTCATGCGGCTGAAGAAGGAAAAAATGCCCCAAAAGGGCAGAAGGAAGAGCACAAAGAGCAGGAAGGGGGAAAGGAGCGACCCTCCAAGAACAAGAAGCCGGTCGAGCCGGAGGCACCAACGAAGACCAAGAAGCTCAAGGGTGGGGAGTCTGAGCTAGATGGGAAGGAAAACTCAACGAAAGAGTTTGAAGACTTCTGCAAGGCCATAAGAGAGCACCTCTCCGTGGAGGACATGCGCAAGATCCTCGAAGCCAATGATCAAGACGCTTCTGGACCAGAAGATGCAGTTGTGCAAATCTG TGAGGATATGATGTTTTACGGGCCGCTTGAGAAGTGCCCAATGTGTGGTGGCCAGCTCGAGTGCAAGGGGTGGAAGTATAAGTGCACTGGCAAATACAGTGAGTGGGCAAGCTGCATTTTCAGCAGCAGCAATCCTCCAAGGAGGTCTGATCCTATAAAGGTGCCGGAGGACATCAGCAATGATTTTGTGAACAAG TGGCTGAAGCAGCAAGAAGGGAAGGGGTACCCTAAGCGTGATGTGGACGAAGAGGCACATATCTTCTCGGGCATGATGATTGCATTGTCCGGACGGATGTCACGCTCACAC GCTTATTTCAAGGAGCAGATTCTGAACCATGGAGGGAAAGTGAATAATTCTGTGCTTG GTGTCACATGTGTAGTTGCTTCTCCAGCCGAGAGAGACAAGGggggctcaggaggatttgctgAAGCACT GGAGCGTGGAACTCCAGTAGTGAGTGAGAACTGGATAGTTGATAGCATTCAGAAGAAGGAAGCCCAGCCTTTGGCTGCTTATGATATTGTATCGGATGTTGTTCCGGAGGGCAGAGGACTGCCGCTGGACAAGCTTGATCCAAGCGAGGAGGCCATCGAGACTTTGGCTGCAGAG CTGAAACTTGCTGGCAAACGATCGGTGCACAAGGACTCTAAACTGGACAAGGACGGTGGGCATATCTTCGAGAAGGATGGCATCATCTACAACTGCGCGTGTTCAATTTGCGAGTTAGGATCTGAGATGAACCA GTTCTGCATTATGCAGCTGATCATGCTACCTGAAAAACAGCTGCACCTTTTCTACAAGAAGGGTCCAATTGGCCATGATCAGATGGCAGAGGAACGGGTCGAGGATTTTGGTAACCGTGTCAATGATGCTATCAAGGAATTTGCCCGTCTATTTGAGGAGGTCACTGGAAATGAGTTCGAGCCATGGGAGAGAGAGAAGAAGTTTGAGAAGAAGAGTATGAAGATGTACCCCTTAGACATG GATGTTGGTTTTGACGTGCGTCATGGAGGTGCAGCACTCCGTCAGCTGGGAGCTGCAGCAGCACACTGCAAGCTTGACCCTGCCATTTCTTTTCTTCTAAAGCAACTGTGCGGACAAGAAATATATAG GTATGCTCTGACAGAGATGGCCCAGGATCTGCCTGATCTTCCTGTTGGGATGCTTACGGATCTCCATTTGAAGAGAG GGGAGGAAGTGCTACTTGAATGGATCCGAGACGCGGAAGCAGCGCCGGAGTCTGGCCCTGCTGCTGATGCATTGTGGATAGAGATAAGCAACAAGTGGTTCACCCTGTTCCCCACAACTCGGCCGTATATAATGAGGGGGTTTGAACAGATTGCTGACAAT GTGGCCTCTGGTTTCGAGACGATCCGCGATATAAATGTTGCGTCTCATCTCATAGGAGATATGTTCGATTCAACCTTAGATGATCCGCTGTCCGAATGCTACAAGAAACTGGGTTGTTCAATCAACAGCGTTCCTGAAGACTCAGAGGATTACAAGATGATTGTCAAGTACCTGGAGAAAACATATGAACCGGTCAAGGTCGACGACGTG GTCTACGGTGTGTCTGTGGATCGGATATATGCTGTTGAATCCAGTGCATTCCCTTCTTATGAAGAAATAAAGAAACTGCCAAACAAAGTTCTTCTCTGGTGTG GAACGAGAAGCTCAAACCTGCTTAGGCATCTGCATAAAGGTTTCCTGCCTGCTGTTTGTCATCTGCCTGTGCCCGGATACATG TTTGGTCGAGCCATAGTCTGTTCGGACGCGGCGGCTGAAGCCGCTCGTTATGGCTATACGGCGGTGGACCGTCCAGAAGGATACCTGGTCTTGGCAGTGGCCTCTCTGGGGAAAGAGATCAAAGAGATAACAGGCACACCAGGAGCAGAG GATGTGAAATCCCTGGAGGAGAAGAAGCTTGGCGTGAAGGgggtggggaggaagacgacggacgAGTCGGAGCACCTCACCTGGAGGGACGGCGTCAAGGTGCCCTGCGGCAAGCTGGTGCCGTCGGGGAACGAGCACGGGCCGCTCGAGTACAACGAGTTCGCCGTGTATGACCCAAAGCAG GTGAGCATCCAGTTCCTGGTCGGGGTGAGGTACGAGGAGCAGAACATGGAGGTGGTGCCGGACGAGTGA